caaaCTAGTCTAAGCCATCCCATTGGTTTCAGTGCTGACCTGACTTTTGCTGTCACACTTTTCTCTACTCTTGTGGATATTTCTCCTCCCTTTATAATTTTCTACCTTCTAATACATAGAGTTTCTTATAAAACTATAAAACCCTGCTTATCcgatgaatatatatattctcagaTATGATTATCATAGATTTATTGTGTTGCAAATTTCTAATGAGGCTATACACCCCCAACCCATTTCCGCTATTTTGAAAGAGAGTCATAGTATTCTTAAAGTTTGTTTTCCTTAATAAGGAGGTTAGAATAAAACAGCATATTGAAATATGCAGGTGATGACACCATATTTTTATCTGTAGCTTTTGTTTCCGTGTGAAAGAACTTATTTCACTTTCAACTTCTTCTGTGGCTTTCAGTGGCCCTGatcattttatgtaattattaCTTGCAGGTCTTTTGGTTCTACCCATTATACATGTTCAGCTTAATTCTAAGCAGTCTCTGGTACTGTTTCCCTTGTCATGGCTATGTATTTTGCTTTATGTATATCTCTGATTGTTTCAGCTTGGTGCCTATAGCTATGAGTTGGACCTAGATAGGCCTCACCTTGCATCTTTGAATGTTTATGGTCATGCACTGTTATATGAACTGAATATAAATGTTTAATCTCATTACGAGGAATTTGGGATTTTGCTTGGTTTCTAATCACAACTTGTTTCATCATCAGTTGAGTAGAAAGAGAGAATTAGATTATCTGAGTTAATATTAGTTTCTCAGcctaattttttaataccaaagcAAGTTTCTTTCCCCCCTAATTCATTTTTCCCTAGGCATCCCCTCTAAGGCTTAATTAGTTGTCTTCCTTAATCCGAAACTGTACTATTCTTCATCCAGGTACAATGACATTGCCAAGTTTGGTTTTGCCGCAATGGGGAGATCTGGGTCCTCTGTAGTGGAACCATCAAGCCCAAGCGAGACATTGACTGCACAAAGTACAGCTCATACGGAAAGACTAGCTGGCCTGGGCGGGTAAAACTCATATTAGTCACTGTTTAATggtgttttaaatttattaattactgCTAATTGCAGGCACTTAATCACAAATAACAAATGGATTGGTTTTTAAAATGGATTCTTTGCTGCCAATTGCAGGAACTTATTTACAAATCACAAATgttttacaataaaatcttaaagatttttttattcttgttcAGTGTCATGGTTGGGATAGGAGAGCAGGTGTATTCAGTTCttcttttgagttttttcttCCTAGAGGTAAAACTATATCTTTACATCATTATATTCTTTGTGTGTGCCTGTTTTTGTACATTTATTGCATGTCGATGAACTTGTTActgcattttttgttttgcagttCTTTAAGCATATTGTATCATTGGAAATGCTTTTAATCTACAACAAATCATTTCAATTTGTTATCTCTTTACTTTTTGGGTTACAGACATGATAGTTTTTAAGAACTATATGCAGGTTTTTGCCACAGGATTTATACCTTATGTAGGGAAAGTGATCAATTTCCTACTCCTGTCCTGGATGTATGCCTACTACTGTTTTGAGTATGTGATGCATTAAATCAGTTGTTCAATATCTTGTACTCGCATTTGGCTAGATAATTACTAATTAAGCTTTTGTACCTTTTAGATACAAATGGAATTTTTCTGAAGTGGCTTTGGACAGAAGACTGGACTACTTTGAATCCAACTGGGCATTTTTTGCGGGTTTTGGTAAATTACTTTTCAGTCAAATCAATTGCTTAGTTTGATTTGCTTTAGTGCACCTTTTAGTTTCACATGGCAAAATATGTTGCTCAGGTACACCTGGGTTTTCTTATTTGCTTGCTTTATGGTTTCTGATATGAGAAACTCTTTGAGTACTGATCTTAGAAGCAAACCCCGAGTTCTTAGTCATGTGGCTTAATGGTTAGAAATTGAAGCTGACTAGATAACTGTATGCACCAGCTTCCACAATGCTGAGAAAGGAAGATTGAGTAGTTGAGTCAAGTGTTTGTAATGATGGTGTGCTTTAATCAAAATCTTATGTACTGGTTAATGTCATCAATACCAAGTATTGGGTATGAGGAATCCAAGaatctaataaattttatacttATCACTGTCTTCTGTAGTGAATTGCTGCATACCATGACTTAAATTATTGTGTATTGTAAGATATACTTAAGTCTTGAAAGACTCTCTAGTTagcaataaaaatatttgaggGTATATCAAAATGTGAAATATGAACTACCTAACGCATACATGTTTGTCCAACAgtattataagttataacacaTATATTTACTTCATATAACGTTTAAGTGAAATTTCTTTCCAAATGAACAGATCTTATTTGGTAAATTTGAGATGTGGATGGAATATGTATACAAGGATCAGGAACTCTTTTAGATATATACGGATATATTCTTGATCTGTTGGTAACATCCATGTTAAATTTGACATGTGatttaaattatttcaaaagAATAAGCTTCAGAACACAGAGCTTTTCACCTGGCTAGGTCAGTCTCATAAATGATTTACCTATGAGATTCTGATGGTTAGTGAGGACTGAGGACATCATACAGGTGTTTTGCAGTTTTATGAGATGTATATTGAATCTGACCCTGGTGGCCCTTTTCGCACAATGTTATTTCTCCTTCATGACTCATGAGCTGGAGGAGCAGTGATTGAAGAAGCATATTCTCGTTGTGTTAAAGGAGTGAGTGGCAGAGTTAAGGGAAAAAGGAAAAtctaaaagtaatttttatatCAACTTCTAAGTTAATGTTTAGTGCATTACAAAGCAAATTAGATCTATGCATACAAAAAGTGATCTCGGTGGTGTctcaaatttcattgtttgCTCCAAACAATGCTGTGGGAACATAAGAGGTCCTACATACtttctgtttgtttttctttcgcATGTTCAGGATTGTggtcattattttccataatcaTCTTCCAGGAAGCCCCTGTGTTCTGGCTATTTTCTTCGTCTCACCTCTTGTGAGCTATGGGGTTATGGCTGTACTCTTTCCACTGGTACAATTCACTTTCCTTTTCTGTTAACTGTTAAATTGAAAgaattttcttctttacttaaGTTCAAATGTGCTTCtatattttcttcattaatgtgTGCGACTGCTGCGTTTTTCAGTTTGTTCTGGCTGCAACTTGCTCAGGTGCTGAGCAGGATATTTCTTTTCCAAGAAGACAATGGAGAGGTGTTGGATTGGGAAGGCTTCCAATATTTTACGCAGCTGACAGTTTATCGTAAGCTATCCTCTCTATCTGTCGTCTCTTTGCTcaaaaaaagttatgttttgATTTGTCATAGATACAATGGTCCAGTTCAGATACTATTTGAGCACCTCATAATCACCTCCTATTTTGTGGGTCAATATAAATAGTTGCTATTGAGTCAATAGCAACcatttatatctttttcttttggaagtATAGAGTCTATAGACTTCCATTTTGCGGTTTACCTTTGATGTAAACAAGGCAactaaattagaaaattttcttttgtcagGTATCTTAGTCTTAGGCAATTTGGTGGGTAATTTCTGTCAGGCAGCTGCCCCCACCTCAAAGgagcaaaataataaattctgaAAGTAGTGTGTGTATGTACAAAATTCTATAATAATCTTTATTTTCTGATGTGCTGTGGATGGAAGAAACCACTTTTATTTGGATAAGTTTGTCTTGTCAATGGAATTCTCCTCTGTTGAACTGATGGAACATTAggaaatatattctaaaatactGTGGGCTTTATAGAATTTCTTAGGCATAATTATCTTGATTCATTAGTATGGCACTGTTGACAAGAAATAATCCATCACCACTAGCATTGCAAGAAACaatgcataaattattttaggtaTCTAAAAAGCCTAAACCTTCTCTTTCCTCCTGTCCACCTCTTCCCTTCTAGCATCATAATTAGTGGAAGATGCCAGATCTAAAGCTCTCTGGTACACCTGGTCAAAGGACCCAGACCTAGTTGTTTATCCCTTGGTCTCTCCCCTTTTCTCCAATTTTGTACTATTTCTGCATAACAGGTACGTATCCTGTTCCTTGAATCCTTCCTTCAATCAGGACATCTGAAAATTTTCTGAAGCCTTGCATGTGCCTCAAAACCTAATCTGATCCTTCATTTCCCTTCAAATACGCCGTCCCTCTCTGCTTGCCACCTACTTTGGCCACCAGGTCAAGTCTAGATTGACTTATTTTGATAGCTTccaatcaagagagagagaggggacaAAGAccttactttttaaaaaagtgatcGTATAGTAGATTTGCCATATGGCCCATTCATCTAATGACTGGTCTGAGAACCCTTTAATTGACCCAATTATAAGCCAGGCTTGAGTGGCTCAATCCATTTTTGagagattctctctctctctctctctctcacacactcaATACTATTCTTCAGTATAGTATTTATGGCTTGGATagaataaaatagaaaacaaaattaaagtagatCTACCAACACAACTAAAAGAACAGTCCTTTCAAACTAAAAAGAAAGTGTTCCTACCAAGTAACTGTTCTACAAATACCGAAGCTCTAGGTACTCTGTTGCttgattcttcttctttaattatGGTAATATTACTCAAAAACTTCTATACTTGCTAATATGGGTCAAGTTTTGGCCTGGGCCAATTATTCCTGGAAGCTTATAATTCTCATTTTAGATATGGCATGTgttatttaagaaaataaatagaattACCTGGGAAAACATTGATTTTTGAGATACAAAAGACTATAGTTTTAGACTAGTGAGAATGTGCTGAAAGATCATATATCTGCAAAGTACATGATGGAATTCATGCTATTATCTTGTTCATAGTGCAACGAGATTCGTTCTCATTGATGTGATATTCTGTAGTGCTTCAAAAAGGAAATATGGCATGGTTTGGATCTTTATATTATGAGACCAATGTTTTCCGTATGTCTTGATTGGCCTTGTTCTGCAGGCTGCGGGTGTTGTCTCTCTTGCCTTTGGAACCTCAAGACAAGGCTCAAGAAATTAAGGCACATTAAGAAGTTCTGGCCTAATGCTAAGACAATTTATGAACAGTAAGTTTTACTGTTGATATCTGAAGAAATTTCCTTATATAGAATGTGTTCTAATGTATGTTTTAACTTGCCATTCAGAAAAATAGTGAACCAAAGTCAAGAGGAAACTTTGATGGAGGCATGCTGTGATGCTGATGCAAATTGCTCATCTAACTTGCGTATAGAGGGGGAAAAGACTAATCAAAATGCCCAATAGCTGGTTCTCTCCAAAGTTTACTCCAAGAGGATAGCTGGATTCcatgatttcattttgttatgGTGTGACAGGATACAGATAATGTTGTCTAATGTGTATATTAAGTATAAACTAAGCATGGAAATTTGAGGTAAAGCATAGGAGAAGCATAGAGGTGTAATAATTAATTCTGTATCTTGTGTATATTAGCTTTCATATGTACAGTAATTAAATCACGAAAAAAATCATTCAATGATAGCTATTGATGGCCGAATTGCAATTCTGCCACTATACAGGGTGTTATGACCATTGCTTTCTCATTGCAATTATCTTTGTTTTCAGATAGCTCAAGAGAGATGAAGTCCACAATTGTCAAATAGGGAACTTGTGTTCAAATCTTGCCTATTTCAAAAAACCAATTAGCTTGCATTTGGATATTACGTCCACAGTTTCacgctttatttttattttttagttttagtggGTACTTTGCACTGTTTACAGGacttacaaactttttttttcaacaaaattttcattaaaaatgggtcaaaCGATACCATTcacacaattaaaaattattttgttacagtgttttcagttttcagcaaaataagggATATCCAAACACACATTTAATGTATTGGGTtgatgacaaaaataataataattatcatgAAGTGAAGCTATAAGTACATCCTCAGTTTGGTAGGAAGTTTCCATTTGCCAAGATTGAAAATTCCATGTCTCTAAATAGAAACACCCTCTTAATCATCTGATTCTCCTTCAAGAGTCTGGGGTTGGTGCAAAGTGTCAATTACTTTGGGAGTAGGGATTTAcaatgacatttaaaaaaaatatggtatAACAATGGGCTTACACCAAATCTTTTGGGTGTTTCTGTAACCTACCTTAAcaacaaataactaaataaataattcaaattcaagtttGTAACAAATATAATCATAGttttttaccaaattttataaaatagtcaTATACCAAAcgatatatatttatatatataaaaacactaATTAGCCGGCCACATATTTaccaattaataattgaaaaggTTTAAAGACAACTTTTATGtcacaattttaaaatgatttttttttttaaaagttttaaccTATAATATTCATTTCTGATGATAgatttttatcatcagaccaataTATTAATCGATTTTTGATGTAAACGAGGATTAAACTCTAAATCTCTTATGCAACTAtcaaaaattttaccaattgaactaaGAAAAACCTaccaatattaaaataattatttgtgagTAAAAGAGAAAGCTATAAGTCCATgcgaaaataaattatatatcaCTCATAAATCATAATCGATTATTACATCAAGTTGTGACAAATAGCGTAGTCGCAGAATAACGCGGTCAATAATTTAACAtccaaaagattaaaaaataaaaaaagaatcttGAAAAGTGAGGGCAAAGATTTAGAGAGGGAATGAAGGTGTATGTATAGGTGCGGTTTGGATTCAGCGTCCACGTTTTGCGTCCaagttttgcctttttttttttttttttttttcctccagccgcaagtgttgacccaattttctgtgaacagtgcattcgtgcactgtttacggacccacaaatttcacttttcagcaactttttcattaaaaatgggtcccgcggtactattcacacattttaaaattattttactacagtgttttcagttttcagttttcagttttcagcaataagttctatccaaacagacccatagTATGGGAATGTCACCTGTGTGAGAGTGTCTTTTTTTAAGTCCACGCGCTCTATCGCTGTCCGCAATTACCAAACCCGCACTTATGATCTCCATGATTGGAGCACGTGAAGCGCGTGGAACTTTTATTTATTCCAAAATCAAGTCTATCTAAATACTATAGCTTCATGACTCATGACCATAGAGCCAGCCAAGACAGAATCATCCTAGCCGTCAATTCACTTTACAGATCACTcatgatcatcatcatcatcacccaCCTCTATATGTCTTTTCCTTAATCAGTAAATCACTGTCgaacacaatatttttacaatatttttcataacgTTAAGTTGTTATTGGCTTCATATGGATCTACCACTGATCTCgttgttttaatttattgttaaaaacttGTCACTTAAGTtctgttgtgaaatttttgtgctCGCGCTTttaataattacatttttttaattagaattattataaaggtcaaaatgtgtacttttattatatttgttttgttaattaGAAAGTTAAGACTATAATAATCCCAATTATAGCTTTTTGGTCGCGGAAATTGCGGATTAGTGGAACACTGGCCGATGTCATAAAAATATGGAGGCGGGAAAGGTTTATGAACTTGATAGTGAATATGCTTTGCACAATGACacaaatccctttttttttataatttttttttcttgagaatagGATATGAAAGTTATGATTTGTCTATTATACAACTCAAAAACTAGGGTCTATAAATGAAAATAGGGGGTGGGTTGACTTAGGCTTGCAATTTAGTCCAAGTCCATGCCTTCATGTATTGCTTAAAGTTTAAACCTTAAAACgctttaaagtttaaataagTTTAAACCAACTAgtataatatgtatttttttagttaatgtaatttagagtttttttttccttttattttaactatccattttattaatcaattataatcataattattgaaaattttcttttagtttacatataattattaattataatctataatgttcaatttttttttatttttttttttaacttagaaGCTTTGAATGTTGCTTTTACAAGTGTGATAGTGGAACTTATTGTCAATTAGGGAAGGTTTTGTGAGTGTTGAAAGAGAAATCCAATATCTGCAGCATAATTGGTCGATGTGAAACAGAAAACAACAAATGCAATTATTTCGTTGAGATATCTAAGCCTCACTATCAAAGGATTGTTGTTTTCCCTTTTAAATCCATAGAACACTAAAAAAAGGGAGAATCGTTGTAATTTTCAACACAAAATCTTATCTTTGATACTAAAAAGAACATAACTAGAACTAAGAACCTCTCTATTGGAAGCATTTGAATATACCTGTTTTGCACTGAGCTAAGTT
This genomic stretch from Castanea sativa cultivar Marrone di Chiusa Pesio chromosome 1, ASM4071231v1 harbors:
- the LOC142636694 gene encoding protein EI24 homolog isoform X2 — translated: MEAMKPLMKLCIAKLKQGTLLWLEGFKEACCLYRVVILCLRSRKLLIRTGQCFLLNGFIFLGSMIVLNSVVIPMLFWILPDQCSQIGTQVPCSFGGILKLYSVLRLGLIQLFYVFWFYPLYMFSLILSSLWYNDIAKFGFAAMGRSGSSVVEPSSPSETLTAQSTAHTERLAGLGGVMVGIGEQVYSVLLLSFFFLEVFATGFIPYVGKVINFLLLSWIYKWNFSEVALDRRLDYFESNWAFFAGFGSPCVLAIFFVSPLVSYGVMAVLFPLFVLAATCSGAEQDISFPRRQWRGVGLGRLPIFYAADSLSLRVLSLLPLEPQDKAQEIKAH
- the LOC142636694 gene encoding protein EI24 homolog isoform X1 gives rise to the protein MEAMKPLMKLCIAKLKQGTLLWLEGFKEACCLYRVVILCLRSRKLLIRTGQCFLLNGFIFLGSMIVLNSVVIPMLFWILPDQCSQIGTQVPCSFGGILKLYSVLRLGLIQLFYVFWFYPLYMFSLILSSLWYNDIAKFGFAAMGRSGSSVVEPSSPSETLTAQSTAHTERLAGLGGVMVGIGEQVYSVLLLSFFFLEVFATGFIPYVGKVINFLLLSWMYAYYCFEYKWNFSEVALDRRLDYFESNWAFFAGFGSPCVLAIFFVSPLVSYGVMAVLFPLFVLAATCSGAEQDISFPRRQWRGVGLGRLPIFYAADSLSLRVLSLLPLEPQDKAQEIKAH
- the LOC142636694 gene encoding protein EI24 homolog isoform X3, encoding MEAMKPLMKLCIAKLKQGTLLWLEGFKEACCLYRVVILCLRSRKLLIRTGQCFLLNGFIFLGSMIVLNSVVIPMLFWILPDQCSQIGTQVPCSFGGILKLYSVLRLGLIQLFYVFWFYPLYMFSLILSSLWYNDIAKFGFAAMGRSGSSVVEPSSPSETLTAQSTAHTERLAGLGGVMVGIGEQVYSVLLLSFFFLEVFATGFIPYVGKVINFLLLSWMYAYYCFEYKWNFSEVALDRRLDYFESNWAFFAGFGSPCVLAIFFVSPLVSYGVMAVLFPLFVLAATCSGAEQDISFPRRQWRGVGLGRLPIFYAADSLS